A genomic stretch from Flavobacterium humidisoli includes:
- a CDS encoding PrgI family protein, which produces MENLNFIDPLLHGIKPESKPLNLSVKQMVCAGVGVLVASAVLKKTGHKKASALVGGLALPILASACYKKYSQVSKEKIDAQTSSGIEYNH; this is translated from the coding sequence ATGGAGAATTTGAATTTTATAGACCCATTATTACACGGAATTAAACCTGAAAGCAAACCGTTAAATCTGTCAGTAAAACAAATGGTATGCGCTGGCGTTGGTGTTCTTGTAGCATCAGCTGTTTTAAAAAAAACTGGGCATAAAAAAGCAAGCGCTCTTGTAGGTGGTCTTGCGTTACCAATTTTGGCATCGGCTTGTTATAAAAAATACAGTCAAGTATCTAAAGAAAAAATTGATGCTCAGACAAGCAGCGGTATCGAATACAATCATTAA
- a CDS encoding STAS/SEC14 domain-containing protein, with product MIHQIDTTDNIVAFRALAEVTKEDFLTTVTPAVEHLVKQVNEINFLLVLDTDIKNFTPGSWLEDGLLGLKHLGKWNRAAIVTDTEEIISFTNGFSYIVPGEFRGYKKADFNKALNWVEGNIS from the coding sequence ATGATACATCAAATTGATACCACAGATAATATTGTTGCCTTTAGAGCATTGGCAGAAGTAACAAAAGAAGATTTTTTGACTACAGTAACTCCAGCGGTTGAGCATTTGGTAAAACAAGTCAATGAAATTAATTTTTTATTGGTCTTAGATACAGACATTAAAAACTTTACACCTGGCTCCTGGCTGGAAGATGGACTTTTGGGACTTAAGCATTTAGGAAAGTGGAATAGAGCAGCAATTGTTACCGATACAGAAGAAATTATCTCCTTTACAAATGGATTTAGCTATATTGTTCCAGGTGAGTTTCGTGGTTATAAAAAGGCTGATTTTAATAAAGCATTAAATTGGGTTGAAGGAAATATTTCTTAA